From Suricata suricatta isolate VVHF042 chromosome 1, meerkat_22Aug2017_6uvM2_HiC, whole genome shotgun sequence, a single genomic window includes:
- the TADA2B gene encoding transcriptional adapter 2-beta isoform X3, with amino-acid sequence MVSLLGREPPLALCPRCLECLSGTGLPPAPLLEDMAAHVGASRTPREVMEHYVSMYIHGNLGRACIPDTIPNRVTDHTCPGGGPLSPSLTTPLPPLDISAAEQQQLGYMPLRDDYEVEYDQDAEALVSGLSVNYDDEDVEIELKRAHVDMYVRKLRERQRRKNIARDYNLVPAFLGKDRKDRERPAKRKIPKEEKELRLKLRPLYQFMSCKEADDLFESMHKEKALRAKIRELQRYRRNGITRLEESAEYEAARHKREKRKENRSAAGARRGREDGRDGEFAAIENLPGFELLSDREKLLCSNLSLSPARYLTVKTIIIKDHLQKRQGIPSKSRLPSYLDKVLKKRILNFLTECGWISRDAS; translated from the exons ATGGTGTCGCTCCTGGGCCGGGAGCCTCCGCTGGCGCTCTGTCCACGGTGCCTGGAGTGCCTGTCGGGCACAGGGCTGCCCCCAGCTCCTTTACTG GAAGACATGGCCGCCCACGTGGGAGCCTCCCGCACCCCCCGGGAGGTGATGGAGCATTACGTAAGCATGTACATCCACGGAAACCTGGGGAGAGCCTGCATCCCCGACACCATCCCCAACCGGGTGACGGACCACACGTGCCCCGGCGGAGGGCCCCTGTCTCCCAGCCTCACCACCCCCTTGCCTCCCCTAGACATCTCGGCGGCCGAGCAGCAGCAGCTGGGCTACATGCCGCTGCGCGACGACTACGAGGTCGAGTACGACCAGGACGCCGAGGCGCTCGTCAGCGGGCTCTCGGTCAACTACGACGACGAGGACGTGGAGATCGAGCTGAAGCGCGCGCACGTCGACATGTACGTCCGCAAGCTCCGGGAGCGCCAGCGGCGCAAGAACATCGCGCGCGACTACAACCTGGTGCCCGCCTTCCTGGGCAAGGACAGGAAGGACCGCGAGAGGCCGGCCAAGCGCAAGATCcccaaggaggagaaggagctgCGGCTGAAGCTGCGGCCGCTCTACCAGTTCATGTCCTGCAAGGAGGCCGACGACCTGTTCGAGAGCATGCACAAGGAGAAGGCGCTGCGCGCCAAGATCCGCGAGCTGCAGCGCTACCGGCGCAACGGCATCACCAGGCTGGAGGAGTCGGCCGAGTACGAGGCGGCGCGCCACAAGCGCGAGAAGCGCAAGGAGAACCGGAGCGCGGCGGGCGCCCGGCGGGGCAGGGAGGACGGCCGCGACGGCGAGTTCGCCGCCATCGAGAACCTGCCGGGCTTCGAGCTGCTGTCGGACCGCGAGAAGCTGCTCTGCAGCAACCTGAGCCTGAGCCCCGCGCGCTACCTGACCGTGAAGACCATCATCATCAAGGACCACCTCCAGAAGCGACAGGGGATTCCCTCCAAGAGCCGCCTCCCGAGCTACTTGGACAAAGTCCTCAAGAAAAGGATTTTAAACTTCCTCACGGAGTGCGGCTGGATCTCCAGGGACGCCTCCTGA
- the TADA2B gene encoding transcriptional adapter 2-beta isoform X2: MGRVSKQAKIPPALPDAPLQEEPRPGAPLPNCTSLGGQPGPCEPPEDMAAHVGASRTPREVMEHYVSMYIHGNLGRACIPDTIPNRVTDHTCPGGGPLSPSLTTPLPPLDISAAEQQQLGYMPLRDDYEVEYDQDAEALVSGLSVNYDDEDVEIELKRAHVDMYVRKLRERQRRKNIARDYNLVPAFLGKDRKDRERPAKRKIPKEEKELRLKLRPLYQFMSCKEADDLFESMHKEKALRAKIRELQRYRRNGITRLEESAEYEAARHKREKRKENRSAAGARRGREDGRDGEFAAIENLPGFELLSDREKLLCSNLSLSPARYLTVKTIIIKDHLQKRQGIPSKSRLPSYLDKVLKKRILNFLTECGWISRDAS, encoded by the exons ATGGGAAGAGTGTCTAAACAAGCAAAAATACCTCCCGCGCTGCCGGACGCCCCTCTGCAGGAGGAGCCGAGGCCCGGGGCCCCACTGCCTAACTGCACAAGCCTGGGTGGGCAGCCTGGCCCCTGCGAACCTCCG GAAGACATGGCCGCCCACGTGGGAGCCTCCCGCACCCCCCGGGAGGTGATGGAGCATTACGTAAGCATGTACATCCACGGAAACCTGGGGAGAGCCTGCATCCCCGACACCATCCCCAACCGGGTGACGGACCACACGTGCCCCGGCGGAGGGCCCCTGTCTCCCAGCCTCACCACCCCCTTGCCTCCCCTAGACATCTCGGCGGCCGAGCAGCAGCAGCTGGGCTACATGCCGCTGCGCGACGACTACGAGGTCGAGTACGACCAGGACGCCGAGGCGCTCGTCAGCGGGCTCTCGGTCAACTACGACGACGAGGACGTGGAGATCGAGCTGAAGCGCGCGCACGTCGACATGTACGTCCGCAAGCTCCGGGAGCGCCAGCGGCGCAAGAACATCGCGCGCGACTACAACCTGGTGCCCGCCTTCCTGGGCAAGGACAGGAAGGACCGCGAGAGGCCGGCCAAGCGCAAGATCcccaaggaggagaaggagctgCGGCTGAAGCTGCGGCCGCTCTACCAGTTCATGTCCTGCAAGGAGGCCGACGACCTGTTCGAGAGCATGCACAAGGAGAAGGCGCTGCGCGCCAAGATCCGCGAGCTGCAGCGCTACCGGCGCAACGGCATCACCAGGCTGGAGGAGTCGGCCGAGTACGAGGCGGCGCGCCACAAGCGCGAGAAGCGCAAGGAGAACCGGAGCGCGGCGGGCGCCCGGCGGGGCAGGGAGGACGGCCGCGACGGCGAGTTCGCCGCCATCGAGAACCTGCCGGGCTTCGAGCTGCTGTCGGACCGCGAGAAGCTGCTCTGCAGCAACCTGAGCCTGAGCCCCGCGCGCTACCTGACCGTGAAGACCATCATCATCAAGGACCACCTCCAGAAGCGACAGGGGATTCCCTCCAAGAGCCGCCTCCCGAGCTACTTGGACAAAGTCCTCAAGAAAAGGATTTTAAACTTCCTCACGGAGTGCGGCTGGATCTCCAGGGACGCCTCCTGA